A stretch of Ipomoea triloba cultivar NCNSP0323 chromosome 11, ASM357664v1 DNA encodes these proteins:
- the LOC115996618 gene encoding OVARIAN TUMOR DOMAIN-containing deubiquitinating enzyme 11 — MMNEHYGNSRASSSSSISSASLNSNSLGTEDDHTIAKILAEEENALQHMGKLGKRLSHLDSIPHTPRVIGEIPDTNDATLDHSRLSGRLATYGLTEIQIQGDGNCQFRALSDQLYRNQDYHKYVRKQVVKQLKHYRKLYEGYVPMKYKSYLKKMKRTGEWGDHVTLQAAADRFGAKICLVTSFRDTCYIEILPKDTQPSKEFWLSFWSEVHYNSLYETGEVQTRIQRKKHWLF, encoded by the exons ATGATGAATGAACACTATGGGAATTCAAGGGCAAGCTCCTCAAGCTCGATTTCCAGTGCTAGTTTGAATAGCAATTCATTGGGTACGGAGGATGATCATACTATTGCTAAGATATTAGCTGAGGAGGAAAATGCTTTGCAGCACATGGGCAAGCTTGGAAAGAGGCTTTCTCATCTAGACTCAATTCCG CACACCCCAAGGGTAATTGGAGAGATACCTGATACAAATGATGCCACATTAGACCACTCAAGGCTCTCTGGCAG GTTGGCAACATATGGTCTTACTGAAATTCAAATTCAGGGAGATGGGAATTGCCAG TTCCGAGCCCTTTCAGATCAGCTTTATAGAAATCAAGATTACCACAAGTATGTAAGAAAGCAGGTTGTCAAACAG CTAAAACATTACAGAAAGCTATATGAAGGTTACGTTCCAATGAAGTATAAAAGCTacttgaagaagatgaagag AACAGGGGAATGGGGAGATCATGTTACTCTCCAAGCTGCAGCAGATCGA TTTGGAGCTaaaatatgtttagtaacttcCTTTCGAGACACCTGTTACATTGAGATCCTTCCCAAGGACACCCAACCTTCTAAAG AATTCTGGCTGAGCTTTTGGAGCGAGGTACACTACAATTCATTATATGAAACTGGAG AGGTTCAAACCAGAATCCAGCGAAAGAAGCATTGGCTTTTTTAG